From the Lactuca sativa cultivar Salinas chromosome 9, Lsat_Salinas_v11, whole genome shotgun sequence genome, the window TTCTTGTTACATGAATGTGTGTGGCTTTGATTTTGGTGCACAAAGGAACAAACCGGGTTCTTATTTTCATGTTTCGTAACAATTTTGATCCTTACAAAAGATAAATCTAGAAACTAAGaagtttattttttttcaaatcacTATTTTACCCTTGGAAAAACAACAAAGCATAAATACCAATATTTTGATTTTCTCATATTTTTCGGCTAACGCTTATAAGAAGAaggtttttttttcatataaattcaaattactattttaccaTTGTATATATTAATTTAATCAATCATTATAAACTTACAGACAACATATCTATCTTTGTAAATTAATATTTATCTTTTGTAAATTTTTTATTAATCATTATGGTTTAGAATTATTAATGATGTTTTTCTTTCTTAACCATAGTTTCCATAGATAAAAATCTAGTTATGTTATAGAAGTGTTATGACAAGGTTTCAAATACTTTAAGTCCATTCAAACGATGAAATTTATTTAGGTTGGTCATTTTGAAATGCTTGAACATGCAATGGTTAGAATTTATTTCTATTTCTATGTCTGTTATCTTTTGAGATATTCTTTGTCGTATATTTTTTAACAACGTACTTTAACTTCAAATGTTAAATTATCTGGGACTTCTTTATTtactaaaatatattttattataaaagaGTTATTAACTAGCTATTTTATCTTTCTAGAAGTACGGGAATAGTAAGATTAATGAATATACAAAAAGTTATACGATGGCGAAGACAATGGAAGAAACACTTGATGCTATGTTTTTAAAGGGCCTAAGGGTTGTTTCTTGGTCTTCAAAGCAACATTAATCGGTCTTTTCGTGTACCACAAAAGCATAGTTTATACACCAGCTTCAAGTGCATGTGGTTAGAAAGAATTGTGAAGAATATAGGCCAATCACAAAGCAATCCAACAATTGTGCATCGTGATAATATTCCAGCAATCAAACTCGTGAAGAACCTTGTAATGCATGATCGCAACAAATACATAGATGTAAGGTTTCGTTTTCTTTTGAGATCTTGCCAAGGATGGAATATCGGAGCTAATTCAATGTTCTACACAAGAATGGGTTGCACATCATAATCAATCTAGTAAGCCATGATGTGTTCTCGAAGATGTGAGGCTTGTTAGGTGTAGGTGAGTGTCCTAGATGTCGATACAATTCACTAGCTGATTGATTGTTCTACATAAGAATGTGTTGCATACATCATAATCAATCTAGTAAGCCATGATGTGTTCTTGAAGATGTGAGGTTTGTTAGGTGTATGTGAGTGTCCTAGATGTCGATACAATTCACTAAAAGGGAGGATGTTGAAGTTGTTCTCGACCGTTAGATTAGGAATTTCTTGTTTTTAGATTCTCATCCTAGATATGAATCCCCTCTCTCCTCCTAAATGATGGTATGTTTGGCAAAACTAACTAGTAGTTGGTAATTGAAAGTTTTTCTTGACCGTTAGGTTATGATTTTcttgtttttttcttaaaaactaaAAGCTCTCAAAAGTTCGTTGCTACACACACCCTAAGTCACATTTCTCCCGTGGAACAATTCTTTTCAGTAATTTTCATATTTAACTCTACAATTAAAGGACGATATTCATAGGTTTGCTATTACCCTTTATATTTGTTATTTTGTTACGCTAATTTATAAGCCATCTCAACATTGTGCCATTGtgtatcaaattatatatatatatatatatatatatatatatatatatatatatatatatttatatatcttaataagcatttagcctcaaatgctgaattttaagaggtataacCCTTAATGCATCACGTACAACTATGTATGCATTTCAGAAAAATGAAATCTTATCCTGCCAACAATTGATTTAGTCAAAATTAAACAAACATTCCCTAAAATTCAGCCAACTGAATTGGTCAAAACTAATTGAATTTGTTAGATCAACGTTATATAACATCTCAGCCAATTGAATTGGTCATCCCCAGCTTCCATCGCCACCTTCACAGCCGGAAATCATCATAATAAACCACAATGGCCTTCTCTAACTACCTCTCGCAATTCAGGTTAAGGCTCCCCCCTTTCTGACCTCTATTTCTTTTCGATGTATAGACTGATGGTCATCTTTCTGGCGTCTTTCTATTGAAGTTCTCCATTGCCTTCCTTCATCTCTACACTTTTTCATCACTTTACTCCATCTAAGTGCCTCTTTCTAACAGAAACTCAAAGGCTGCCATCAACGACATGCCCCTTTCAACTACTTGCTTCACTATACTCCTTTGGTAAACATCTTAGTTTTcatctttattataatttttaatttttagtgtatgcgattttgtcatttttactcaccaactctctctctctctctctctaatgaAACAGAAGAGAAACGATTTTATGGTTTTCAACGAACATGAACGATATTGGGGTTTTCTAGCAAGAAGTTTGTTATGATTGTGTCTCTTTATTGTGTTTTTTTCATATGTACATCCATGGGAGCTCAAACTCACACTATGTAGATTTTATTGAAGAGTTCAAAGATGTACGATAGAAGAATCAGATTAGGCACTTGATGGAAAACCCCTCGCTGAGATATGATGGAGACGACTCACAAATGGAAACCAAGATCTGATTTGGGAACTTAGATTTTATTCTTTCTAGGTAAACCATTACACAACATCACACCACACCACGACCAATGTAACTGTAACGACCcgattttcaaaagaaattttttatttttaaataatcacaacatttccaataaaccacaaaatctcaagaatagtcaaattcataacatcaacaattttaattcaaatatcagagtgtcccataaaatgcCTAAGAGAGTGTATgtcgcgccatcaagccttgTCCTTGCCTTTagactcagaagtacctgaaacaaaccaacaaactgtaagctaatgcttagtgatttccccagggcataccccacacaatccacataattacataatccatattagctataaaagctacataaccATATAAGCCATGTATACAACATATAGGGATGCCGTGGGCTCTCCTAatggtcttactccaggatgtcaaTGGTtttactccaggatgccatgggatccccacatggtcttacacctaagtgtcatgggctcccccatggtctttaataggaaagccatgggctctccacatggtcttacatccaggtgccatgggctctcccatggtctttaacAGGAAAATCGTGGGCTCTCCAcacggtcttacatccaagtatCATGGGCTCTCCTAGGGCTATTAATCAGGTTAACCCGATTGGGTTTCAGGTTAAACGGGTCAGGTTAGTCGGTTTTTTCTAGGAAAAATATTCACCAGAAACCCGACCCTAGTAAGGTACGGGTTAGTCGGGTTCAGGTTAATCGAGTTTCAGCTTAGTAGGGTCGGGTTAATTGGGTTAGTCGGGTTGACGTTCAAATGTAAGATGAATTTATGTAGTGCCAATTTAATACATAATCCATtgtctttaataggaaagccatgggctctccacatggtcttacatccaggtgtcatgggctctcccatggtctttaacATGAAAgtcatgggctctccacatggtcttacatccaagtatCATAGGCTCTCCTAGGGCTGTTAATCAGGTTTCGGGTTAAACGGGTCGGGTTAGTCggttttttctagaaaaaatatTCACCCGAAACCCGACCCTAGTAAGGTACGGGTTAGTCGGGTTTCAGGTTAGTAgggtcgggttaatcgggttagTCAGGTTGACGTTGAACTATAAGATGAATTTATGTAGTGCCATTTTAATACATAATCTACATGTGTAGGGACTTAAAATATAAAGTTGGTATACGATATGAATTTTTGGAGTTTCTTTTACCATATTAGtaatgaaaacagtgaaaaaaatTGGTAAAATTTTTACAACACAATCGTACTGCATTAAGAGGAGAGGAAAGTTATACCATTTTATACATCTCTATACATAGTAATTTTACTCTCTGGTTTGTTCAAATAAGAAATATATATTAGTTGTAAAATCTCATGGGATCTTGAATTTATGTCATTCAACGCAGTAAAAAAAAGTTTTGGTAATAAATTCTTAATCGGGTTGACCCGAAACccgaattgttttgaaaaaaccAACCCTAATAACAATTCGGTTTAGTCAggttaacccgaataacccgGTTAAGAGTTCTGACCCTATTAAACCCGACCCTAATTACCTTATTTGGGTTCGGGTCGagtcgggttaatcgggtttgggtttttttgacacccctaggctctcccatggtcttccatacaagtatACCACATATATAACTAGCATACCTCCTAACACATAACCAACTAACATGCCACATAACACTAGATCAACTAGTGTACCATATATCATAAAATgagtcagccttggtgccttcgacccattggtatggtgatgaAACTCACCTCTATTTGCTGAATCTGAAAGCTGCTCTCCTAACAGTCTGTGAACACCCATGCTGAACAATAACCATTACCCTAGGTTAGGGCTGAACATAATCCACTTGAAGAACCCAAACCCCAAGTCCTTTCGCAATGGCCCAAAAAGTATTcctttgctaatgggcccaaagtccatgtctaaaatcattaatgggcctcatggCCTAATACAACCCAACCATAGTAACCATGGCCCAAAACAGATAAGTTGCCCCACTAACTCAAAACGTGACCAGACCCAAAGGGCTTACAAGCCCAAAACAAGTCCAAGCCCATCTGAGGTGTATACGTCTTGCGTACCACCCTTATACGCGTAGCGTACTAAGTCCCTAAgttgtacgcgctgcgtacgctaatctacgcccaacgtacaaacaTATTAAGCACatcttccattaagtgcttaatactcaatGTTCTAACGTCCAATATTTAGATCTGAGTCCATTAAGACGTCCTAAgccataaatttggcaactttatgcctttgcatgttcCATATGTTCCcaacaacccattaagacctttccaagagtcttaatccatacatgaggtcaaaacacccatcAAGACACCATTTTTATGGCATGAATTAGTCAAAGGACCTTAGATCTACTCTTCCTAAGCTCTGGAGTTGCTCCAACTCTCTAGAGATGATCCATGAACACAAAAAGGGACAATATAGAAACCCTAACTTGATCTAATGAATAAGATAGCAAgatcaagactttatacctccagaagctcttTGAGGTGAACTAGATGCAGATTCTTGAAGCTCAATGCCATTCCAAGCTTGCTTAGCAATTCCTTCTTCTTGAATGAACTCTAAAATGGCCACAAATACACTCTTTAAGCTCAAAAACACTCTCACAAGGGATCTCCGGTGTAAAAGGGAGAAATGGGGCTATTGAGGCTTATTAGGATTTGATCCAAGAGGCTTAAGGGTGTTTAAATAGGTGTCAagtccgagaattagggttttggctcTCTGTCGTGTACGCTCTGCGTACGCAGCCACCATCCGTGTTCATGCATCcttagtacactaagcgtactcctggagtacgccccatgtactaaGGGACCTTTTATGCCATCTTTTCCATTTCAAGGGTCTAAAGAGTAATAcatgatttggagtgttacagtAACACCGTACCATGACCAATGCACCACCACCACCTTACCACTTAATCTTCTTTGTCTTTCTCTCGAACACCACCGCACCacctcaatttagggttttatttTTTCTGGTTTGGAACCCTCAGCGACATCAACTTCTCTGCTACTCACAACCATGAGGTCCATGACCATATATATGGTATATCCCTTTTTGTATACTCTATCTCTCTTTGTAAACTTTCATTGTTGATATTTGAATCCTAGGTAGGTGCCCTATGATTTTACggtatttgttttttttacctttttgttGTTTGAACGATTAATTTTTAGCTTAAGCTTGAAACTACTGGTTTCACTGGTTGGTTTTTTGCATCTAATTTAGAAATTTCGTTTCACATGTTCAAACTATTAATTACTTATTTTAATCTTTTTGTGGATGATTGAAGCTTGATGGATATGTTGAATGGCGAATGGCTTATTCCATTATGTACATGGCTATTGCAAGgttaaaagaaaagaagaaaacctATATCTTGCAATAGGATTAACTTTAACCAAGCAGGGTATGACCGAGCTCTTTCCCATTTTAATcgcatttttttattattgtataGGCTACTGAAATTCAATTCCTTATCAAGAAATGGAAGTGTCTTTCTTTTGATTTTTATTCATCTTTGACAAGTTTGAAAATTGCAAAAGCTCTTATCTTTGTCTCTTTGTTTTGCAGTTCGATGCATGGTGGTTACTATTGCTTTGTTTTGTTTTGAGCAAAAGATGTCATATGCTTTCTGTTTTCCCCTATTTTATCTTAGGAACTCCACATAGTGTCAATTAAGGAAATAATGGGTTAGATTCATTTTTAGTGAAAGAAGATGAAAAGAGAAGAGGCTATCAACTATGTAGTGAAAGAAGTGGATGTAGATTCAGGAATTGTATAATGGTGCTGCTATGATGTTGCTATTTTGGTACTCTTGCTGGTCTTCAAACTCTCCTAATGATGACTATAATGGTATTGTATTTATCCCTCTTTTTTTAGAAAAACTTATTAGCAGAAATGATTTTTTCAATAAACACTCCTCATTTTAATAGAAATTCAAATGAAATTTAAGGAATTTTCTATATATTTGATATCTTTTACCGAGTGATGCACATATGGTTGAGTTCACGTCATCTTCTCATTACAGGTAAGGTTCAACTCCATTTTAGTTTTGTTTACTaatcattttgaaaaaaatgataGATTAGTGGAGTGATGTCGGAGCTTATCGAACATTTTTCGATATTAATAGATTTCGTGCCCACTGATTCATAAGATTTCAACCACCTACTGCTTGTATCCCAATTTCTATCAGCAAGATGATTCAGGCAAATAAGATTTCTATGGTATTTTGTATACATTATGTTCTCAAGAAACAAATAAGAATGTGATTTTACTTTgtattaacttatatatatatatatatatatatatatatatatatatatatatatatatatatatatatatatatatatatatatatatatatatattctatgtcATTTTCTATGAGTATCATATTGGGCAGTAAATGTTTGAATATCAACAAATATGAGGATGGTTATATTTGGATCCATATTCCTGTTGGAGGTTGGTACTTTCTTTTTCTAAAACATTGAATTTCTCTTTGCATTTTCTTCCAAATGGCTGGCTTTAGgtgtgtttgatgtttgtattttatttctgAAAGGTGTTCTACTAATACTggttggttgtgggtttaagaGTAGTGGAGTTTATACCCAATGATAGGTATTGGGTGGATGGAAAAATTACAATGACATTTTAAGTGTTAACACTGGTGCATGATTTTTAAGTTCAAAAGGTTCTAATGATGCATTGCTGTCAACGATAAAATGGTCTTTTGTGTGGTATTTGGTGTACTAAAAAATCAAAGGAGATACTACAACAAAGCATTATTCTTTTAAGGTCGATTAGTTGAGCAAATGAAGGTCAATTCATGTGGGGATCATGAAAAAGGCTAATCATCCTTTACAATTTACGTATTTGTTGAACAAAGTTTATAGAAATTAAATTTGACATTAAAGTTTATAGAAATTAAATTTGACATTGATAGTATGTATTAAAACAAGGGATTATATGTATTACTCTAATAGTATATTCAATGGTCaataaataataacaaaataaaatagaCACTCCAATAAATTGGGTTTGTAGGTCATTTTCATAGGATGAGTTATAATAATAGATTGCTAGATCCTTTTTTTTGGATCGTATTTTTAAACTCACATGCATAAACCGATGCCCTAAATCATAAACCCTTAAACTCTTCATTAAATACCCATTTATCTTTAACTCACCGAATATCAAATAAAAAATTGATCAGTGAATATCAAATAGTAAATTGATTAAGTTCACcaaaataaattgattttttttcaaaaacaattgAATTCAGtatttgatttattatgtaatCTAATAagtatttaaaaaaatttatagtAACTTGTGATATACGAAAAGATAGAAAATTTGTATTTCTAAATTTCTATTATCAAATTAAAGTATTTATGCGCAATAAAGATCTAAAAGTGAAATATCTTTAaacaatttaaattataaaaattataatcTAATTAGAAGTGTACATCTTTTATAAAAAGAGTCTCATGCTCCTAAAGTTTTGTTTCTAATCCTCATCTTTTAAATGTTACATTATTTTTAACTCAAAAGAACGATATATGTTTATTTCCAATCCAAGACAACAATGTACATTTATATGTTTAATGTTTATTGATtttgtttctgctatcttttattGATAATTGTTTAGATGTATATTATTTATGTAAAAAAACTAATTGCTTTTGGAAATTAATTTCTAAAAAAATTTATTTGCAGCCGTCGATTAACGTATGTATTAAGGGTTATTTCATGCATCATGATCtgctttcatcaatgaaaataTGACATGATAACAAAAttataagaagaaaaaaaaatgtattataGAAAGGGAAAAATATCAATATGCATCATTTGTAATGTGAAACTATATTAGAAGTTATATCTAAAGTTATAGATTCCTCGCCGATGCTTCTCTTCATTCTTAATACCTTTGACGTCTGACTTTAGCAGCCACTATATTCGAATAACAAGGAGCTCTTACTCCCCCAAAAGATCGTCATACATCTCTATAAAGAAAACGCAAGAAAATCACTTCGAATGGTTTATCAAGAAGATGCAACAAAGACGCTTCACATCGTAGATTAATTGCTAGAGATGTATATTAACTTTATGTTTACCAGTATGTTGATACGTTCCCAACTTTATAGAAAGATTTAGGATATATTTGACAAAACTTGTGGTCGTAAAGTGTTTTAAGATTTTGAAATGTGTAAAATAAGATAAAGTGATAAAATTTAAAGCTCTCAAAGACTAATTGAAGTGATTTATGGATTTGAatctttttgttttaaaatttaaaataaaaacttcAAACTCATACTCCCAGGAAACTTTTTTATCAATTGGAGATTTATCTCAAAGCTAAAAGCCAAAAGCTCGTTAACCCGTACCTATGTAGTGACACTAAATCCGGAAATATCTTGAATCCTATCCAGCTTAATCATTAGATGCAATGAAATAAGTCTTAACCCTAATAGAGAACATGTTCTTTAGATGTAGAATTACAATGTAATCACAACTATCCATAACAATTATTCCAAGATTTACAAAACTTTTCAAGACGATTAAACTCGCAATAAAAAGTCATATGCATAAATATATACAAGTAGAAAGTTTATATGCTAAAATTGATGAAACCTTCCACACAATCAAACACACTCAAGAAAGTGGGTGCTGATCACCTGGTAATTGTCGATTTGCACGGCGAAACCACGTGGTGAATGCTGAAACTAAATGAGGGCAATCCTCAACATTTCGAGTTGAAAAACTGAGACATTGCTGCAACAATTCTTGAGCTTCGGACATAGGCAATGTTGATATGATTTTCAAGAATGTTTCTTCCAATTCCAGGTAGAGTGATTTATGATTTGTCAACATTGGTGTGACATTGTCTTTGCATACAATCAATACAGGAAGCCAATCTTTCACCATTTTCATCCTAACCTGAAACATAAGAGAATAGGAAACACTGAATCCTAGAACAATATGAAAAGAATGGGGATTTAAAAGCTTACCTGTCTAGAGGCCAAAATAACACCAGAAGCAACAGCATTGGCAAGCTTGCAGGTACACCTAAGAACCACAGCAGGAAGACCAGGAACAATATTCCTCCATGCATCATCCCTAAATGCCCTCTGCAAATCGGCAGTAAAAGAAGCCTGTTCACTCCATTCCTTCACAGCAGTATCAGCTACTCTTAACTCAATCATCCGCTCAATCAACCACAATAAATGCCTCCCATTTGTCATTGCAGTGTGCAAATTCAACCTCTGAATTGCTTCAGTCTCGTTATGATCACCACGAAAGTCTGGACTGGAATACTCCTCCAAGGACTCTTTTACCACCTTCAAACTGGTCTCAAAAGATTTATCCAAAACTCTTCTTGCGGATTCCCTGGATGAAAAGTCCCTTAAGAGTTTTGCAACAAACGCTTTTGCAAACGCCATGTTTGGATGATTATGAATCGCTGTTAATATCAATCCGTGAAGCATTTCCTCTGATAAATCCGACTTTGGAGGTGAAACCCTAGCTAAAAGTTCCACTGACTCCTCATCTCGTAAAAGGGGGATTATACTTAACACGATTATTTCTTCCTCCTCTGTCCACGGTACAGCTTCAAGGTATCGGACGCAGGCCGTTACACAGTCCTCAAACAGTAATTCCAAGGCAATTGGAAGTAACTCTAGCGCTTTAGATGCTGTATCAATAGTGCTTGATATTTCATTGGTATACAGAAGTTGAAGAACAGTGACATGATTGTTGATCGAACCTGCAGTCACGGCTAAATTAAACCTGTAATAATCAACTTCCCCTGAGTCCTTCTTCCATCGATCAGATAAAAGTGCGGAGAAGTACTTCGATCGGCGGAGGACAGAAGAATGGAGATAGATCTCGAATTCCGATGTGGAATCAACAGCCACTGCCGTTTCTGAATCGTCTGAATCAAAAGGTGATGACTGATCGAGGTAGAGACGGAGGATGACATCAGCGGTGTTAGGGTCATTGAATCCATTGGGGACGGAGGATGCAATAGGGAGGAAAGAATGACGTGAATTTGATCGGCGGATGGATGATGTTGGTAAGGGTTTGTGAGAGCCTTCGGTTAGGGTTCCGTCGAGACGAGAGGAATCGATCACCGCCGCGGTGGATGATAAACGGCTGTTGCTTCCGACACGGTGGCGTTTCTTGGATCCGCCGTTACCGCCATTGCCACCACCGATCATGGCGTTTGGAAAGATTGTGAAAGGAACAGGGAAATGAAATTAGTTATAGAGGAATGGTAACCGCAAAGGTTTTAATATTAAGGATTAAGGGCTTATCGGTAGAGACAGCGGTTTAAATAGTCAATAGTGTATGAACCATGTAACGGGTTATGATAGATTCTAACCGTTGGATAGgtatttgcttcatatgatcttcACGTGGCGGTCAATGGTTGGTCAATAGTCGAGACCGCACAATAATTCCGATGGAGGCGAGTTCAGTGACTCAAAGCCCGAGTTTCAGTCCAAGTGGATAAGATCACAACATAGTGTCTACATTCTGAGTAATCGAAAAAAACagagtttttaaaaaaatatttattgaaCAGACATAGTTTTAGAAAGGGTTAATATTATAAAAACTCTCATTTTCCCATGGTATtgtcggttttacttaaagttaGATATTATGTTTGATTTTACccttatattttccaaaaaaatgttTGGTTTTACCCTTTTATCGGTGATAACAGGTTTCTAGAttaccattatattaacttcGCAAAAAACCCTTAAATTTACAGTTTTTTACGTTTTTACCATtaagtatataatttttttacacttttacccaaaattttttttttcataatatacgtattcatacaaaaaaaatcatgtttatatacgaaaaaaatgtttaattaaatgttg encodes:
- the LOC111918229 gene encoding BTB/POZ domain-containing protein At3g05675, with the protein product MIGGGNGGNGGSKKRHRVGSNSRLSSTAAVIDSSRLDGTLTEGSHKPLPTSSIRRSNSRHSFLPIASSVPNGFNDPNTADVILRLYLDQSSPFDSDDSETAVAVDSTSEFEIYLHSSVLRRSKYFSALLSDRWKKDSGEVDYYRFNLAVTAGSINNHVTVLQLLYTNEISSTIDTASKALELLPIALELLFEDCVTACVRYLEAVPWTEEEEIIVLSIIPLLRDEESVELLARVSPPKSDLSEEMLHGLILTAIHNHPNMAFAKAFVAKLLRDFSSRESARRVLDKSFETSLKVVKESLEEYSSPDFRGDHNETEAIQRLNLHTAMTNGRHLLWLIERMIELRVADTAVKEWSEQASFTADLQRAFRDDAWRNIVPGLPAVVLRCTCKLANAVASGVILASRQVRMKMVKDWLPVLIVCKDNVTPMLTNHKSLYLELEETFLKIISTLPMSEAQELLQQCLSFSTRNVEDCPHLVSAFTTWFRRANRQLPEMYDDLLGE